A part of Neodiprion pinetum isolate iyNeoPine1 chromosome 4, iyNeoPine1.2, whole genome shotgun sequence genomic DNA contains:
- the PIG-A gene encoding phosphatidylinositol N-acetylglucosaminyltransferase subunit A isoform X2, whose translation MLIQGLIPLQKYRKNTVSSHSAHQNLRVYYLPIKVFYNQCVLPTMICSLPLIRYIFIREQIQIIHGHSAFSALAHEGMLIGRLMGLKTVFTDHSLFGFADASAILTNKFIEISLSDCNHCICVSHTGKENTVLRAKVQIERVSVIPNAVDTALFTPDVSKRNNDFITIVIVSRLVYRKGVDLLAHIIPEICAKYENVQFLIGGDGPKRWLIEEIRERNLLQHRVTLLGSLEHSQVRHVLNKGHIFLNTSLTEAYCMAIVEAASCGLQVVSTRVGGIPEVLPPDLIYLVDPTVPALVQGIDSAIADYVTGKQMCPFKAHKQIASFYNWFDVTKRTEVVYGLVEKEKQKNLGQQLSSYIPTGVLPYLLVVSLCYIILYILEYLVPKKYIDLARDYGQSQNEPHIHTKVPRKKRGSNS comes from the exons ATGCTCATTCAGGGTCTAATTCCTCTgcaaaaatatagaaaaaacaCTGTTTCAAGTCACTCAGCTCATCAAAATCTACGA GTCTACTACTTGCCGATAAAAGTATTTTACAATCAATGTGTGCTGCCCACCATGATCTGTTCTCTCCCATTGATCAGATACATCTTCATACGGGAACAGATCCAGATAATCCATGGGCATTCGGCATTCTCTGCCTTAGCCCATGAAGGGATGTTGATAGGGAGGCTGATGGGACTGAAG ACTGTATTCACAGACCATTCATTATTTGGTTTTGCTGACGCATCTGCTATCCTGACCAACAAATTCATAGAGATATCACTGTCAGATTGCAATCACTGCATATGCGTATCGCACactggaaaagaaaataccgtATTAAGAGCAAAAGTACAAATAGAAAGGGTGTCAGTCATTCCAAACGCAGTTGACACTGCGCTATTTACACCTGATGTTAGCAAGAGGAACAATGATTTta TTACAATAGTTATAGTATCCCGGCTAGTCTATCGAAAAGGGGTGGATCTCCTAGCCCATATTATTCCTGAAATTTGTGCAAAGTATGAAAATGTACAGTTCCTGATTGGAGGCGACGGGCCAAAACGGTGGCTAATAGAAGAGATTAGAGAACGGAATTTACTCCAACACCGAGTTACGCTGCTCGGTAGTCTCGAACATTCGCAAGTGAGACATGTTTTAAACAAAGGGCACATATTTTTGAACACCAGCCTAACAGAAGCCTACTGTATGGCAATCGTGGAAGCTGCTTCTTGCGG aTTACAAGTTGTTTCCACACGAGTGGGAGGAATACCAGAAGTTTTACCACCCGACTTGATATATTTGGTGGACCCAACAGTGCCTGCTTTGGTACAAGGCATTGATTCTGCGATAGCTGATTATGTCACTGGCAAACAGATGTGTCCTTTCAAGGCGCACAAGCAAATAGCTTCATTTTATAACTGGTTCGACGTTACCAAACGGACGGAAGTTGTATACGGGCTGGTTGAAAAAGAGAAGCAGAAAAATCTTGGACAACAGCTGAGCAGCTACATTCCAACCGGTGTCTTGCCATATTTGCTAGTTGTTTCACTGTGCTATATTATTCTCTACATTCTGGAGTATCTTGTGCCTAAAAAG tacATCGACTTGGCGCGAGACTACGGACAATCACAGAACGAACCACATATTCACACCAAAGTGCCAAGGAAGAAGAGAGGCAGCAATTCATGA
- the PIG-A gene encoding phosphatidylinositol N-acetylglucosaminyltransferase subunit A isoform X1: MGQTRHKICMVSDFFYPNMGGVEEHIFNLSQCLLGRGHKVVVLTHSYGDRVGIRYMTNGLKVYYLPIKVFYNQCVLPTMICSLPLIRYIFIREQIQIIHGHSAFSALAHEGMLIGRLMGLKTVFTDHSLFGFADASAILTNKFIEISLSDCNHCICVSHTGKENTVLRAKVQIERVSVIPNAVDTALFTPDVSKRNNDFITIVIVSRLVYRKGVDLLAHIIPEICAKYENVQFLIGGDGPKRWLIEEIRERNLLQHRVTLLGSLEHSQVRHVLNKGHIFLNTSLTEAYCMAIVEAASCGLQVVSTRVGGIPEVLPPDLIYLVDPTVPALVQGIDSAIADYVTGKQMCPFKAHKQIASFYNWFDVTKRTEVVYGLVEKEKQKNLGQQLSSYIPTGVLPYLLVVSLCYIILYILEYLVPKKYIDLARDYGQSQNEPHIHTKVPRKKRGSNS; encoded by the exons ATGGGACAAACCCGGCATAAGATATG TATGGTCTCCGACTTCTTTTATCCGAACATGGGTGGGGTGGAAGAGCACATATTCAATTTGTCCCAGTGCCTATTGGGTCGAGGACACAAAGTCGTAGTGCTGACGCACTCTTATGGTGATAGAGTAGGAATACGGTACATGACGAATGGCTTGAAA GTCTACTACTTGCCGATAAAAGTATTTTACAATCAATGTGTGCTGCCCACCATGATCTGTTCTCTCCCATTGATCAGATACATCTTCATACGGGAACAGATCCAGATAATCCATGGGCATTCGGCATTCTCTGCCTTAGCCCATGAAGGGATGTTGATAGGGAGGCTGATGGGACTGAAG ACTGTATTCACAGACCATTCATTATTTGGTTTTGCTGACGCATCTGCTATCCTGACCAACAAATTCATAGAGATATCACTGTCAGATTGCAATCACTGCATATGCGTATCGCACactggaaaagaaaataccgtATTAAGAGCAAAAGTACAAATAGAAAGGGTGTCAGTCATTCCAAACGCAGTTGACACTGCGCTATTTACACCTGATGTTAGCAAGAGGAACAATGATTTta TTACAATAGTTATAGTATCCCGGCTAGTCTATCGAAAAGGGGTGGATCTCCTAGCCCATATTATTCCTGAAATTTGTGCAAAGTATGAAAATGTACAGTTCCTGATTGGAGGCGACGGGCCAAAACGGTGGCTAATAGAAGAGATTAGAGAACGGAATTTACTCCAACACCGAGTTACGCTGCTCGGTAGTCTCGAACATTCGCAAGTGAGACATGTTTTAAACAAAGGGCACATATTTTTGAACACCAGCCTAACAGAAGCCTACTGTATGGCAATCGTGGAAGCTGCTTCTTGCGG aTTACAAGTTGTTTCCACACGAGTGGGAGGAATACCAGAAGTTTTACCACCCGACTTGATATATTTGGTGGACCCAACAGTGCCTGCTTTGGTACAAGGCATTGATTCTGCGATAGCTGATTATGTCACTGGCAAACAGATGTGTCCTTTCAAGGCGCACAAGCAAATAGCTTCATTTTATAACTGGTTCGACGTTACCAAACGGACGGAAGTTGTATACGGGCTGGTTGAAAAAGAGAAGCAGAAAAATCTTGGACAACAGCTGAGCAGCTACATTCCAACCGGTGTCTTGCCATATTTGCTAGTTGTTTCACTGTGCTATATTATTCTCTACATTCTGGAGTATCTTGTGCCTAAAAAG tacATCGACTTGGCGCGAGACTACGGACAATCACAGAACGAACCACATATTCACACCAAAGTGCCAAGGAAGAAGAGAGGCAGCAATTCATGA
- the PIG-A gene encoding phosphatidylinositol N-acetylglucosaminyltransferase subunit A isoform X3, with protein MICSLPLIRYIFIREQIQIIHGHSAFSALAHEGMLIGRLMGLKTVFTDHSLFGFADASAILTNKFIEISLSDCNHCICVSHTGKENTVLRAKVQIERVSVIPNAVDTALFTPDVSKRNNDFITIVIVSRLVYRKGVDLLAHIIPEICAKYENVQFLIGGDGPKRWLIEEIRERNLLQHRVTLLGSLEHSQVRHVLNKGHIFLNTSLTEAYCMAIVEAASCGLQVVSTRVGGIPEVLPPDLIYLVDPTVPALVQGIDSAIADYVTGKQMCPFKAHKQIASFYNWFDVTKRTEVVYGLVEKEKQKNLGQQLSSYIPTGVLPYLLVVSLCYIILYILEYLVPKKYIDLARDYGQSQNEPHIHTKVPRKKRGSNS; from the exons ATGATCTGTTCTCTCCCATTGATCAGATACATCTTCATACGGGAACAGATCCAGATAATCCATGGGCATTCGGCATTCTCTGCCTTAGCCCATGAAGGGATGTTGATAGGGAGGCTGATGGGACTGAAG ACTGTATTCACAGACCATTCATTATTTGGTTTTGCTGACGCATCTGCTATCCTGACCAACAAATTCATAGAGATATCACTGTCAGATTGCAATCACTGCATATGCGTATCGCACactggaaaagaaaataccgtATTAAGAGCAAAAGTACAAATAGAAAGGGTGTCAGTCATTCCAAACGCAGTTGACACTGCGCTATTTACACCTGATGTTAGCAAGAGGAACAATGATTTta TTACAATAGTTATAGTATCCCGGCTAGTCTATCGAAAAGGGGTGGATCTCCTAGCCCATATTATTCCTGAAATTTGTGCAAAGTATGAAAATGTACAGTTCCTGATTGGAGGCGACGGGCCAAAACGGTGGCTAATAGAAGAGATTAGAGAACGGAATTTACTCCAACACCGAGTTACGCTGCTCGGTAGTCTCGAACATTCGCAAGTGAGACATGTTTTAAACAAAGGGCACATATTTTTGAACACCAGCCTAACAGAAGCCTACTGTATGGCAATCGTGGAAGCTGCTTCTTGCGG aTTACAAGTTGTTTCCACACGAGTGGGAGGAATACCAGAAGTTTTACCACCCGACTTGATATATTTGGTGGACCCAACAGTGCCTGCTTTGGTACAAGGCATTGATTCTGCGATAGCTGATTATGTCACTGGCAAACAGATGTGTCCTTTCAAGGCGCACAAGCAAATAGCTTCATTTTATAACTGGTTCGACGTTACCAAACGGACGGAAGTTGTATACGGGCTGGTTGAAAAAGAGAAGCAGAAAAATCTTGGACAACAGCTGAGCAGCTACATTCCAACCGGTGTCTTGCCATATTTGCTAGTTGTTTCACTGTGCTATATTATTCTCTACATTCTGGAGTATCTTGTGCCTAAAAAG tacATCGACTTGGCGCGAGACTACGGACAATCACAGAACGAACCACATATTCACACCAAAGTGCCAAGGAAGAAGAGAGGCAGCAATTCATGA